A part of Caldicellulosiruptor owensensis OL genomic DNA contains:
- a CDS encoding molybdenum cofactor guanylyltransferase: MKNLFILAGGKSKRLGFDKLNLKIGNQRVVQIIDRSIGSLFDKKFIVVKNGYVEFEGFEVIKDRIEIDAPVAGVLTSLMVSRTNKNFIIACDMPFAKKELVEYMLGFDGYDAIVPYYNGYFEPLFCVYSKAFLEKALDFINKGIFSLSAILQSSNIKKIELNEILRFDPYLESFKNINTQSDLEAANERFRRALSNQV; this comes from the coding sequence ATGAAAAATCTATTTATTTTGGCGGGTGGAAAGTCAAAAAGGCTCGGGTTTGACAAATTAAATCTTAAGATTGGTAACCAAAGGGTTGTACAAATAATAGACAGGAGTATAGGGAGCCTTTTTGACAAAAAGTTTATTGTGGTAAAAAACGGGTATGTAGAGTTTGAAGGTTTTGAAGTAATAAAAGATAGAATTGAAATAGATGCACCGGTTGCAGGGGTCTTAACAAGTTTGATGGTAAGCAGAACAAACAAGAATTTTATAATAGCATGCGATATGCCGTTTGCCAAAAAAGAACTTGTAGAGTACATGCTTGGGTTTGATGGGTACGATGCAATTGTTCCTTATTACAATGGCTATTTTGAGCCTCTTTTTTGTGTATACAGCAAAGCATTTTTGGAAAAAGCATTGGATTTTATAAACAAGGGTATATTTTCTCTTTCTGCTATCTTACAAAGCTCGAATATAAAGAAGATTGAACTTAACGAAATATTGAGATTTGACCCTTATCTTGAAAGCTTTAAAAATATAAATACTCAATCTGATTTGGAGGCGGCAAATGAAAGATTTAGAAGAGCTCTTTCAAACCAGGTTTGA
- a CDS encoding NUDIX hydrolase, whose translation MKDLEELFQTRFDLERIPITSDLIVKEVTVTIEDREFFEYVKSKINVDRIGEVVFAIKDGEEVLVVRQKEYPDKVYRIPSGGIGLNENVDEALKREVKEELALNIKAFLLIGAIKYNLVWLQEHFDFYSFVFLIEKYEKDNLAKTDGEISEAIKVSLDELKNLCDILKEQKGFWGDWGKFRFYSTYLVYEYLIRKKIN comes from the coding sequence ATGAAAGATTTAGAAGAGCTCTTTCAAACCAGGTTTGATTTAGAAAGAATACCAATTACTTCAGATTTAATTGTTAAAGAAGTTACTGTAACAATAGAAGATAGAGAGTTCTTTGAATATGTTAAAAGCAAAATAAATGTTGATAGAATAGGTGAAGTGGTGTTTGCAATAAAAGATGGAGAAGAAGTGCTTGTTGTAAGGCAAAAAGAATATCCTGATAAAGTTTACAGGATACCTTCTGGTGGTATCGGTCTTAACGAGAATGTGGATGAGGCTTTAAAAAGAGAAGTAAAAGAAGAGCTTGCGCTGAATATTAAAGCTTTTTTGCTGATTGGAGCGATAAAGTATAATCTTGTCTGGTTGCAAGAACATTTTGATTTTTATTCGTTTGTATTTTTAATTGAAAAGTATGAAAAGGATAATCTTGCAAAAACTGATGGTGAGATTTCAGAGGCAATAAAAGTCTCTTTGGATGAATTAAAAAATCTTTGTGATATCTTGAAAGAACAAAAAGGTTTTTGGGGTGATTGGGGCAAGTTTAGGTTCTATTCTACTTATCTTGTATATGAGTACCTTATACGAAAGAAAATAAACTAA
- a CDS encoding class I SAM-dependent rRNA methyltransferase has product MAKVFLAKGKGLRVESGHPWVFRHEVQKIDGEFEDGQIVDVLNFKGKFVGKGFINSKSQILVRLLTRKNEEINIDFFRKRIQDAWDYRKSIGYTQNCRLIFAEADFLPGLIVDKFGDVLVLQTLSKGVDRYKNKLVEILVEVVNPKAIYERNDARVREIEGLDLRKGFLYGSSPVEVEIEENGIKMIVDIENGQKTGYFLDQKENRVAIRNFVKDKVVLDCFCHTGGFTINAAKFGASKVIGVDISDTAIEQAVKNAKLNGVESKCEFVVANVFDYLNELDDKKEKYDMIILDLPAFAKSIHTLENAKRGYKEINLRAMKILKKGGILVTCSCSHYMKPDLFFEVIKDAAKDAKKTLRLIEYRTQAKDHPYLINYEESLYLKCFIFHVL; this is encoded by the coding sequence ATGGCGAAAGTGTTTTTGGCAAAAGGAAAAGGACTGAGAGTGGAAAGTGGTCATCCATGGGTTTTCAGGCATGAGGTGCAGAAGATAGATGGGGAGTTCGAGGATGGTCAGATTGTTGATGTGTTGAACTTTAAAGGAAAGTTTGTGGGAAAGGGATTTATAAATTCCAAGTCTCAAATACTTGTAAGACTTCTTACACGAAAAAATGAGGAGATTAATATTGACTTTTTTAGAAAAAGAATTCAAGATGCCTGGGATTACAGAAAAAGTATAGGCTATACACAAAATTGCCGGCTCATATTTGCTGAGGCTGATTTCTTACCAGGACTTATTGTTGACAAATTTGGCGATGTTCTTGTGCTACAGACATTGTCAAAAGGTGTTGACAGATATAAAAATAAGCTGGTAGAAATATTAGTTGAGGTTGTCAATCCTAAAGCTATATATGAAAGAAATGATGCAAGGGTGAGAGAAATTGAAGGACTGGATTTGAGAAAAGGATTTTTATATGGCAGCTCGCCTGTGGAAGTTGAGATAGAGGAAAATGGTATTAAGATGATAGTGGATATAGAAAATGGACAAAAAACAGGATATTTTTTGGACCAGAAAGAGAACAGGGTTGCAATAAGGAACTTTGTAAAGGATAAAGTGGTTTTGGACTGTTTTTGTCACACAGGAGGATTTACAATAAACGCAGCCAAGTTCGGTGCGTCAAAGGTCATAGGTGTTGATATCTCAGATACGGCTATTGAACAGGCAGTAAAAAATGCTAAGTTAAACGGGGTTGAATCAAAATGTGAATTTGTGGTTGCAAATGTTTTTGATTATCTGAATGAACTTGACGACAAGAAAGAAAAATACGATATGATAATACTTGACCTTCCTGCATTTGCAAAAAGTATACACACTTTGGAAAATGCAAAAAGAGGATATAAAGAAATAAACTTGCGAGCTATGAAGATACTCAAAAAAGGTGGAATTCTTGTAACCTGTTCATGTTCACATTATATGAAACCAGACCTGTTTTTTGAGGTTATTAAAGATGCTGCAAAAGATGCAAAAAAGACGTTAAGGCTTATTGAGTACAGAACACAGGCAAAAGACCATCCATATCTTATCAACTACGAAGAGTCTTTGTACCTCAAATGTTTTATTTTTCACGTTTTATAA
- a CDS encoding RsmB/NOP family class I SAM-dependent RNA methyltransferase — translation MNLPEEFLSKMKEILKEEFEQFIKIYEFDSYKGFRVNTAKVSVEEFVDKMGIEFEKVPWCKDGFYYTEEIRLSKHPYYFAGLVYIQEPSAMFPVEALDVKEGEKVLDLCAAPGGKSIQIAARLGQNGLLVSNDVKPTRIKALVKNVENLGLTNVVVLNNKPKEIAESYGAYFDKILVDAPCSGEGMFRKDPTTAKKWTSNHPEKYVNLQRSIMTEVDELLKVGGEIVYSTCTFEVEENEGIIDWFLKKHKNYEVVEIKKYEGFSDGIEINGNENLKKAVRIYPHRVRGEGHFICKLKKVRESGAEWTFQPQRFEVDSEDLKIFEKFCNKYLNIDLSHFKDRLFYKKASKLYLGFDGPFDKITPLRNGLLLGEVYKGRFYPSAHLIASLKYENLKVAINFSQDDERLWRYLKGETIENKENLNGFVGICVDGFTLGWGKAEGHIIKNYFPKGWRLE, via the coding sequence TTGAACTTGCCAGAAGAATTCTTGTCAAAGATGAAAGAAATTTTGAAAGAAGAGTTTGAACAGTTTATAAAAATATACGAGTTTGATAGCTATAAAGGTTTTAGGGTTAACACTGCCAAAGTTTCGGTTGAAGAGTTTGTAGATAAAATGGGAATTGAATTTGAAAAAGTTCCATGGTGCAAAGATGGTTTTTATTACACCGAAGAGATAAGACTGAGTAAACACCCATACTATTTTGCTGGACTTGTGTATATCCAGGAACCATCTGCTATGTTTCCGGTTGAGGCTTTGGATGTAAAAGAAGGTGAAAAAGTTTTAGATTTGTGTGCTGCACCCGGTGGAAAGAGCATTCAGATAGCAGCAAGGCTTGGACAAAATGGCTTGCTTGTATCCAATGATGTAAAACCAACAAGAATCAAGGCGCTTGTAAAGAATGTTGAAAATCTCGGGCTTACAAATGTTGTAGTTCTGAACAACAAGCCGAAAGAGATAGCTGAAAGCTATGGCGCATATTTTGACAAGATTTTAGTTGACGCACCTTGTTCTGGTGAGGGAATGTTTCGCAAAGACCCGACGACAGCAAAAAAATGGACTTCCAATCACCCTGAAAAGTATGTTAATCTGCAGAGAAGTATCATGACAGAGGTGGATGAACTTTTAAAAGTAGGTGGCGAGATAGTATATTCTACCTGTACGTTTGAAGTAGAAGAGAATGAAGGAATTATTGACTGGTTCTTGAAAAAACATAAAAACTATGAAGTTGTTGAGATAAAAAAATATGAGGGTTTTTCGGATGGGATTGAGATAAATGGCAATGAAAATTTGAAAAAAGCGGTGAGAATTTACCCACACAGGGTCAGAGGCGAGGGACATTTTATTTGCAAGCTAAAAAAGGTGAGAGAAAGCGGAGCTGAGTGGACTTTTCAGCCACAAAGATTTGAGGTGGACAGCGAGGATTTAAAAATTTTTGAAAAGTTTTGCAATAAATACTTAAACATAGACTTAAGTCACTTCAAGGATAGGCTGTTTTATAAAAAAGCAAGCAAACTATATTTGGGTTTTGATGGACCTTTTGATAAAATAACACCGCTTCGAAATGGTCTTTTATTAGGAGAAGTTTACAAAGGAAGATTTTATCCCTCTGCTCATTTGATTGCGAGTTTAAAGTACGAAAATCTCAAGGTTGCTATTAACTTTTCTCAAGATGATGAAAGGCTGTGGAGGTATTTAAAAGGCGAGACAATAGAGAATAAAGAAAATCTAAATGGATTTGTAGGAATATGTGTAGATGGTTTTACCCTTGGATGGGGTAAAGCAGAAGGACATATAATAAAAAACTATTTTCCAAAAGGATGGAGATTGGAATAA
- a CDS encoding pseudouridine synthase translates to MRLDKFLTHCGFGSRTQVKKLIREGIVTVNGKQIVEVDFKINPEEDVVEVDGRIVKFSRWIYIMMNKPKGYVCSNEDPMSLTVFSLISDDLKHRDLHTVGRLDKDAEGLLIITDDGEYTHRVISPKKRIEKEYLVRLEKEVDEERLKEFENGIILDDGYKTLPAKYTIIDSTTVKLCIYEGKYHQVKRMFEAIGNKVVDLKRRRIGGLNLDESLKPGEYRLMKEEEAYLVFGK, encoded by the coding sequence ATGAGACTTGACAAGTTTCTGACCCACTGCGGTTTTGGTTCACGGACTCAAGTTAAAAAACTAATAAGAGAAGGAATTGTGACTGTAAATGGAAAACAAATAGTAGAAGTTGATTTTAAGATTAATCCCGAAGAAGATGTAGTAGAAGTCGATGGCAGGATTGTAAAGTTCAGTAGATGGATTTATATCATGATGAACAAACCGAAAGGTTATGTGTGTTCAAATGAGGACCCGATGTCACTTACAGTGTTCTCTCTCATTTCTGATGATTTAAAGCATCGAGATTTGCATACAGTTGGAAGGCTTGACAAAGATGCAGAAGGTCTTTTGATAATTACAGATGATGGTGAATATACGCACAGAGTTATCTCACCCAAAAAAAGAATTGAAAAAGAGTATTTAGTGAGGCTTGAAAAAGAAGTGGATGAGGAAAGATTAAAAGAGTTTGAAAATGGTATTATTTTAGATGATGGTTATAAGACACTTCCTGCAAAATATACTATTATTGATAGTACCACAGTCAAATTGTGTATATATGAAGGTAAATATCATCAGGTTAAAAGAATGTTCGAAGCAATTGGAAATAAGGTGGTGGACTTAAAACGCCGGAGAATAGGAGGTCTTAATTTAGACGAAAGTTTAAAACCAGGTGAATACAGATTGATGAAAGAAGAAGAGGCTTATTTGGTGTTTGGTAAGTAA
- a CDS encoding ECF transporter S component — translation MKQVELRNLVKVSIFGALAFVVMLIEFPLGIFPDFLKLDFSDCVALIVSFALGPAWGAGVEFLKNVLHLFITKTAGIGEFANFMIGGFFVYIAGYIYAKNRTKKGAAVALIISTIAFSIWAGLLNYFVLLPLYEKALRFPISDIVKIAAKVNGLVTDKFTLILFSIIPFNLVKGTIISVVTFVLYKRLSKIVKR, via the coding sequence ATGAAACAGGTTGAGTTAAGAAATCTTGTTAAGGTTTCAATCTTTGGCGCTTTGGCATTTGTTGTAATGCTTATAGAGTTTCCTTTAGGAATTTTTCCGGACTTTTTAAAGCTTGATTTTAGTGACTGTGTAGCATTGATAGTGTCGTTTGCGCTTGGACCTGCTTGGGGTGCGGGTGTTGAATTTTTAAAAAATGTACTTCATCTGTTCATTACCAAAACGGCTGGAATAGGCGAGTTTGCTAACTTTATGATTGGTGGCTTTTTTGTGTATATTGCAGGATACATATATGCCAAGAATAGAACCAAAAAAGGTGCTGCAGTAGCTCTTATTATTTCTACCATTGCATTTTCTATCTGGGCAGGCTTGCTAAACTATTTTGTGCTTCTTCCTCTTTATGAAAAGGCTTTGAGATTTCCAATCTCAGATATAGTAAAAATTGCTGCGAAGGTAAATGGTCTTGTGACAGATAAGTTTACATTAATTTTGTTTTCAATAATTCCATTTAATTTGGTAAAAGGTACAATTATTTCGGTGGTTACTTTTGTCCTTTATAAAAGGTTGTCGAAGATAGTAAAAAGATAG
- a CDS encoding Asp23/Gls24 family envelope stress response protein: MGVHFENEFGKIEITNDCIATIIGLSCMESYGVVGMASKSVADGIVTLLGRENLQKGIKVLAENDVVNVDIHIIVEYGTRIPVIAENIKERVSYAIEKYTGLKPGIINIFVDGIRL, encoded by the coding sequence ATGGGCGTTCATTTTGAAAATGAATTTGGAAAGATAGAGATTACCAATGATTGTATTGCCACTATAATTGGGCTTTCATGTATGGAAAGCTATGGAGTTGTTGGTATGGCATCAAAGAGTGTAGCAGACGGGATAGTTACACTTCTTGGCAGGGAAAACTTGCAAAAAGGCATAAAGGTCTTGGCAGAAAACGATGTTGTCAATGTTGATATTCACATAATTGTGGAATACGGCACCAGAATTCCTGTTATTGCTGAAAATATAAAAGAAAGAGTATCATATGCTATTGAAAAATACACAGGTCTAAAACCAGGGATTATAAATATCTTTGTAGATGGTATTCGTCTTTAA
- a CDS encoding DAK2 domain-containing protein, whose product MKFLTAEVLKDMLKAANNYLKLHVERINSLNVFPVPDGDTGTNMAATFDSSIKEINGKTFEDVDKLMNAVAFGSLKGARGNSGVILSQLLRGFAKELKGKDVIDIPTFVACLKSASASAYKAVMKPTEGTMLTVARGIAEDVEKEVAEGIVSEIEDLLEVCVSSGKKWLAKTPEMLPILKEANVVDSGGMGLVIIFEGMYKFLKEGMVFEEPSQQEVYTALTFKPEDIKFTYCTEFFITGLKKNIEKEFKEYLETIGDSIIVIQDGDILKTHVHTNSPGKVIEKALKYGELINIKIDNMKYQHQEFISKRENLETEAQTQAEVITKEYGFVAVSQGEGFNEILKGLGVDFIIEGGQTMNPSAEDFVNAIKNVPAKNVFIFPNNKNVIMSAELSLQLVNTNKNVVIMKTTNIPECIAAMIKFDLNKSIEENIKLMQEAINSVKVVEITKAVRNTKINGFEIEEGDFIGISKKEIVACDKDMQKVAVACVEKIVDSKTQILSIYYGKDVALEDIEVLVKNIQERYPKIDIESYESGNEIYPLIIVAEM is encoded by the coding sequence ATGAAATTTTTAACTGCAGAAGTGTTAAAAGATATGTTAAAAGCTGCGAATAATTATTTGAAACTGCACGTAGAGAGGATAAACTCTTTAAATGTGTTTCCAGTACCAGACGGGGATACGGGTACCAATATGGCTGCCACTTTTGACAGTAGCATAAAAGAGATAAACGGGAAAACTTTTGAAGATGTGGACAAACTTATGAATGCAGTCGCTTTTGGCAGTTTAAAAGGTGCCCGTGGAAATTCAGGAGTTATTCTTTCTCAGCTTCTGCGAGGATTTGCCAAAGAGCTGAAAGGCAAGGATGTTATAGATATACCAACATTTGTTGCTTGTTTAAAATCTGCTTCTGCAAGTGCTTATAAAGCAGTAATGAAACCAACAGAAGGCACGATGCTCACAGTTGCACGCGGGATTGCAGAGGATGTTGAAAAAGAAGTGGCAGAAGGCATTGTGAGCGAAATAGAGGATTTGCTGGAAGTGTGCGTCTCAAGCGGGAAAAAGTGGCTTGCAAAGACACCAGAGATGCTTCCTATTTTAAAAGAAGCAAATGTAGTTGACAGTGGCGGTATGGGTCTTGTCATAATTTTTGAAGGGATGTATAAATTCTTAAAAGAAGGGATGGTATTTGAAGAGCCATCACAGCAGGAAGTTTATACAGCCCTCACTTTTAAACCTGAAGATATTAAGTTTACTTACTGTACAGAGTTTTTTATTACCGGTTTGAAAAAGAATATTGAAAAAGAATTTAAGGAATATCTTGAGACAATTGGTGATTCAATTATTGTAATCCAGGATGGTGACATTCTCAAAACTCACGTTCATACAAATTCGCCTGGCAAGGTAATAGAAAAGGCTTTGAAGTATGGTGAGCTTATAAATATAAAGATTGATAATATGAAATATCAGCACCAGGAGTTTATAAGTAAAAGAGAAAACCTTGAGACAGAAGCTCAAACACAGGCTGAAGTTATTACAAAAGAATATGGTTTTGTAGCTGTATCACAGGGAGAAGGATTCAATGAAATATTAAAAGGCTTGGGTGTTGATTTTATAATTGAAGGCGGACAAACTATGAATCCAAGCGCTGAGGACTTTGTAAATGCTATAAAGAATGTACCAGCCAAAAATGTATTTATTTTCCCGAACAATAAAAACGTGATTATGTCTGCAGAGCTTTCTTTGCAGCTGGTAAATACAAATAAAAATGTAGTGATTATGAAGACAACCAACATTCCCGAGTGCATTGCTGCAATGATAAAGTTTGATTTGAACAAGAGTATTGAAGAAAATATAAAGCTTATGCAAGAAGCTATAAACTCAGTAAAGGTTGTAGAAATAACTAAAGCGGTGAGAAATACAAAAATAAACGGGTTTGAGATTGAAGAAGGCGATTTTATAGGGATTTCAAAAAAAGAAATTGTGGCATGCGACAAAGATATGCAAAAAGTAGCTGTGGCTTGTGTGGAAAAAATTGTTGATTCTAAAACCCAGATTTTGAGTATCTACTATGGCAAAGATGTGGCCTTAGAAGATATAGAGGTGCTTGTTAAAAACATACAAGAAAGATACCCGAAAATTGACATTGAGAGCTATGAAAGCGGGAATGAAATTTATCCATTAATTATTGTGGCTGAGATGTGA
- the recG gene encoding ATP-dependent DNA helicase RecG, protein MNVLEKDIRFLKGVGENREKLFKKLGIKKAEDLLWHIPRKYLDYSKLKKIRELCDGEVESFIAKVAGKPVEIETKSIKIIKIPVEDGTGVVTTVWFNQDYIKNVLKEGEIFCFSGKIERKGFYIEVKNPEFEKYDQHLLHTGRIVPVYNSTEGLSQKVIRNIINNLLNQIDGALEDIIPAYIKQKYNLKDINFAIKNIHFPENKLSLELARKRLVFEEFYLLQLALLLLKENIEKNEGLKIENAQNSLEEFEKFLPFELTEAQKRVLAEIAQDLESTKQMNRLIQGDVGCGKTVVALASAYATIKAGYQVALMAPTEVLALQHYNECKKYFGNKFNVRLLIGSTPKKEKEIILKELEHGLCKMVIGTHALIQDEVKFKNLGLAITDEQHRFGVIQRVELTKKGSSPNILVMTATPIPRTLSLVLYGDLDISIIDQLPPGRKKILTYAVDESFRQRVYNFIKKQLDEGRQVYWICPLIEESETLNAKSAVEFAKSLKEGFFKDYNIGCLHGKLSAKERDKILNDFKDGYIHILVSTTVVEVGINVPNATVMVIENAERFGLAQLHQLRGRVGRGEHQSYCILFNQSDSEIAKKRMIAITRSQNGFEIAEMDLKLRGPGDLFGTKQHGVMNFKVADIINDMDILKQARIAAEETIRLNLVDNKLLEKINKQFYNNIENIGL, encoded by the coding sequence ATGAATGTTCTTGAAAAAGACATAAGATTCTTAAAAGGTGTTGGGGAAAACAGAGAAAAATTATTTAAAAAGCTGGGTATTAAAAAAGCTGAAGATTTGCTCTGGCACATACCACGAAAATATCTTGACTACAGTAAACTTAAGAAAATAAGAGAGCTTTGTGATGGTGAAGTAGAATCATTTATTGCAAAGGTAGCTGGCAAGCCAGTAGAGATAGAGACAAAGTCAATAAAGATAATAAAAATTCCTGTAGAAGATGGTACAGGCGTTGTTACGACAGTATGGTTTAATCAGGACTATATTAAAAACGTTTTGAAGGAAGGAGAAATATTTTGCTTTTCTGGCAAGATAGAGAGAAAAGGATTTTATATAGAAGTTAAAAATCCTGAGTTTGAGAAATATGACCAACATCTTCTTCATACAGGTAGAATTGTTCCTGTATACAATTCTACAGAAGGTCTTTCTCAAAAAGTGATTAGGAATATTATAAATAATCTATTAAACCAAATTGATGGAGCACTTGAAGATATAATTCCGGCTTATATAAAACAAAAATATAATTTGAAAGATATTAATTTTGCAATAAAAAATATTCATTTTCCAGAAAACAAATTAAGTTTAGAACTTGCAAGAAAAAGGCTTGTATTTGAAGAATTTTATCTTCTTCAGCTTGCTCTTTTGCTCCTAAAAGAAAACATAGAAAAAAACGAAGGATTAAAAATTGAAAATGCACAAAATAGTTTAGAGGAATTTGAAAAGTTTTTACCGTTTGAGTTGACCGAGGCACAAAAAAGAGTGCTGGCAGAGATTGCACAGGATTTAGAGAGTACAAAACAGATGAACAGACTCATCCAAGGCGATGTTGGATGCGGGAAAACGGTTGTAGCTTTGGCAAGCGCATATGCAACAATAAAAGCGGGATATCAGGTTGCACTGATGGCACCAACAGAGGTTTTAGCTTTGCAGCATTATAACGAATGTAAAAAGTACTTTGGTAATAAATTCAATGTAAGACTTCTAATTGGGTCGACTCCAAAAAAAGAAAAGGAAATAATCTTAAAAGAGCTTGAACATGGACTTTGCAAAATGGTCATTGGAACCCATGCGCTTATCCAAGATGAGGTAAAATTTAAAAACCTTGGCTTAGCAATCACTGATGAACAGCACAGATTTGGAGTTATCCAAAGGGTAGAACTCACAAAAAAAGGAAGTTCACCGAACATTCTTGTTATGACAGCAACTCCAATACCCAGAACTTTGAGTTTGGTTTTGTATGGAGACCTTGATATTTCTATTATTGACCAGTTACCTCCCGGCAGAAAAAAGATTTTAACCTACGCTGTTGATGAGAGTTTTCGCCAGCGGGTGTACAATTTCATAAAGAAACAGTTAGATGAAGGAAGGCAGGTTTACTGGATATGTCCTCTGATTGAAGAGTCAGAAACTTTGAATGCAAAATCGGCAGTTGAATTTGCGAAATCCTTAAAAGAAGGATTTTTTAAAGACTACAATATTGGGTGTCTGCACGGAAAACTTTCCGCAAAAGAGAGAGACAAAATCTTAAATGATTTTAAAGATGGATACATTCATATATTAGTTTCAACTACAGTTGTTGAGGTTGGAATAAACGTTCCAAATGCGACAGTAATGGTGATTGAGAATGCTGAAAGATTTGGACTTGCCCAGCTGCATCAGCTAAGGGGGCGAGTTGGCAGAGGCGAGCACCAGTCGTACTGTATTTTGTTTAATCAAAGCGATTCAGAGATTGCCAAAAAAAGGATGATAGCTATAACCAGAAGTCAGAACGGATTTGAAATTGCTGAAATGGATCTAAAACTTCGAGGACCTGGTGATTTGTTTGGGACAAAACAGCACGGTGTTATGAACTTTAAAGTAGCCGATATCATAAATGATATGGATATTTTAAAACAAGCGAGAATAGCTGCAGAAGAGACTATTAGACTCAATCTTGTTGATAACAAACTTTTAGAGAAAATCAACAAACAATTTTACAATAATATAGAAAATATTGGCCTTTAA
- a CDS encoding alpha/beta-type small acid-soluble spore protein — MARNRKLVPEATKALDQLKAEVASSIGVPLKPGYNGDLTAKQAGSIGGYMVKRMIQDYENRVAGK, encoded by the coding sequence ATGGCAAGAAATAGAAAGCTTGTTCCGGAAGCAACTAAGGCTCTTGACCAATTAAAGGCAGAGGTAGCAAGCTCAATTGGTGTTCCGTTGAAACCAGGTTACAATGGTGATTTGACAGCAAAACAGGCAGGTTCAATTGGTGGTTATATGGTAAAGAGAATGATTCAGGATTATGAAAATAGAGTAGCAGGTAAATAA
- the rsmD gene encoding 16S rRNA (guanine(966)-N(2))-methyltransferase RsmD gives MRVISGQQKGRKLKSANIEGLRPTSDRVKEAIFNMIAPFLNEKLIVADFFAGTGNVGIEFLSRGAKEVVFVEKDVRCINLIKENLKNLDLLKRARIIKADVIRFLKSKNCPVFDIIFLDPPYKSGYAKECISKIIENNRINENGLIIVESNVEFRYEDENLSILREREYGDTKITIFCFGGKRS, from the coding sequence ATGAGGGTTATAAGCGGCCAGCAAAAAGGTAGAAAATTAAAAAGTGCAAATATTGAAGGGTTAAGACCTACATCAGATAGAGTAAAAGAAGCTATTTTTAATATGATAGCACCTTTTTTGAATGAAAAGCTTATTGTAGCTGATTTTTTTGCAGGGACGGGAAATGTGGGGATTGAGTTTTTATCGCGTGGTGCGAAAGAGGTTGTATTTGTTGAAAAAGATGTGAGGTGCATTAATCTAATTAAGGAAAATCTTAAAAACTTAGATTTGTTGAAAAGGGCGAGGATAATAAAAGCTGATGTAATAAGATTTCTAAAGTCTAAAAACTGTCCAGTATTTGATATTATCTTTTTAGACCCGCCGTACAAGTCTGGTTATGCAAAAGAGTGTATTTCTAAAATAATAGAAAATAACAGAATCAATGAAAATGGTCTTATAATTGTTGAATCTAATGTAGAGTTTCGGTATGAAGATGAAAACCTCTCTATTTTGAGAGAAAGAGAGTATGGTGATACTAAAATTACAATTTTCTGTTTTGGGGGTAAGAGAAGTTGA
- the coaD gene encoding pantetheine-phosphate adenylyltransferase produces MKIGVYPGSFDPVTNGHLDIIERASKIFDKLIVAVLVNPNKTPVFDIEERVELLKETTEHLPNVEVKAFKGLLIDFMKQENAKVIVKGLRAVSDFEYEFQMALLNKKLEPSIETIFMMTNSKYSYLSSSMVKEVARFGGCIEDLVPEKIAKKVMKKLNKKYAETEENK; encoded by the coding sequence TTGAAGATAGGAGTATATCCGGGAAGTTTTGACCCTGTTACAAATGGTCACCTTGATATAATTGAAAGGGCTTCGAAAATTTTTGATAAATTAATTGTGGCTGTTCTGGTCAATCCAAATAAAACTCCTGTGTTTGACATTGAAGAGAGGGTTGAACTTTTAAAAGAGACAACAGAGCATCTGCCGAATGTTGAGGTAAAAGCTTTTAAAGGTCTTTTAATTGATTTCATGAAACAGGAAAATGCGAAAGTTATAGTAAAGGGATTGAGGGCAGTGTCCGACTTTGAGTATGAATTTCAGATGGCACTTTTGAACAAAAAACTTGAACCTTCGATTGAAACAATCTTTATGATGACAAATAGCAAGTATTCATACCTCAGTTCAAGCATGGTCAAAGAAGTTGCAAGATTTGGCGGGTGCATAGAGGACTTAGTCCCTGAAAAGATTGCTAAAAAGGTAATGAAGAAATTAAATAAGAAATATGCAGAAACGGAGGAAAATAAGTGA